A single genomic interval of Xiphophorus couchianus chromosome 2, X_couchianus-1.0, whole genome shotgun sequence harbors:
- the gxylt1a gene encoding glucoside xylosyltransferase 1 isoform X2 gives MRKMRCYPHAYLLCTVFTFFSLLYVYSQLASTLEDRDERSGGGRISGSSSHDAGHTLRKRPGVLGLRDREWGQNSEKLSSATKEPKNDRSHLAVVACGARLEETLTMLKSAVLFSRKPVHIHIFAEDDLHYGFRNAMEMWPVAIRTRFTFNIYPIMFPEEDASEWKKLFKPCASQRLFLPLILKQVDSLLYVDTDILFLRPVEDIWGLLSQFNVSQLAAMALEHEEPRIGWYNRFARHPYYGKMGVNSGVMLMNMTRIREKFFKNDMTAVTLQWGEILKPLLQKYKLNITWGDQDLLNIIFHHNPESLYVFPCQWNYRPDHCIYGSNCQQAEEEGVFILHGNRGVYHNDKQPAFRAVYEAIKQYSFGEDMESSLLQPLEAALQATTHSYCGRSSHLFTKRLRESIRLV, from the exons ATGCGCAAAATGCGATGCTATCCACACGCTTATCTCCTGTGCACGGTATTTACATTCTTCTCCTTGCTGTATGTGTACAGTCAGCTTGCCTCCACCTTGGAGGACAGGGACGAGCGGTCTGGAGGAGGCAGGATATCCGGCAGCAGCAGTCATGACGCCGGGCACACTCTCAGGAAAAGACCAGGAGTGTTAGGCCTCCGGGACCGAGAGTGGGGACAGAACAG TGAGAAGTTGAGCTCTGCTACAAAAGAACCTAAAAATGACAGAAGTCACCTAGCCGTGGTGGCCTGCGGTGCCAGGCTGGAGGAAACTCTCACCATGCTGAAGTCTGCCGTCCTCTTCAGCAGAAAGCCTGTGCACATCCACATCTTCGCCGAAGATGATCTGCATTACGGCTTTAGAAATGCT ATGGAAATGTGGCCTGTGGCAATCCGGACAAGGTTTACATTCAACATCTATCCAATCATGTTTCCTGAGGAGGATGCAAGCGAGTGGAAAAAGCTTTTCAAACCTTGTGCCTCTCAGAGGCTGTTTCTGCCG ctaaTCTTAAAGCAGGTGGATTCTTTGCTTTATGTAGACACAGATATTCTTTTTCTGCGTCCAGTGGAAGACATCTGGGGCCTACTTTCTCAGTTTAACGTGAGCCAATTGGCTGCCATGGCACTGGAGCACGAGGAGCCTCGTATTGGCTGGTACAACCGTTTCGCTCGTCACCCTTACTACGGCAAGATGGGCGTCAACTCAGGGGTCATGCTCATGAACATGACTCGCATCAGGGAAAAATTCTTCAAG AATGACATGACAGCTGTAACGCTCCAGTGGGGGGAAATTCTGAAGCCTCTTCTTCAAAAGTATAAACTCAATATCACCTGGGGGGACCAGGATCTTCTTAACATCATATTTCATCACAACCCTG AAAGCCTGTACGTGTTTccctgccagtggaactaccGTCCCGACCACTGTATCTATGGCAGCAACTGTCAACAAGCTGAAGAAGAAGGTGTCTTTATTCTCCATGGTAACAGAGGAGTTTATCACAACGACAAGCAGCCTGCTTTCAGAGCCGTCTACGAGGCAATCAAACAG TACTCCTTTGGCGAGGACATGGAGAGCTCCCTGCTTCAGCCACTGGAAGCGGCGTTGCAGGCAACTACGCATTCCTACTGCGGCCGATCCAGCCACTTGTTTACCAAAAGGTTAAGAGAGAGCATCAGGCTTGTTTAA
- the gxylt1a gene encoding glucoside xylosyltransferase 1 isoform X1: protein MRKMRCYPHAYLLCTVFTFFSLLYVYSQLASTLEDRDERSGGGRISGSSSHDAGHTLRKRPGVLGLRDREWGQNRCKSLSVSYWNPYWRLPADDVCGVNCLLESPLGEKLSSATKEPKNDRSHLAVVACGARLEETLTMLKSAVLFSRKPVHIHIFAEDDLHYGFRNAMEMWPVAIRTRFTFNIYPIMFPEEDASEWKKLFKPCASQRLFLPLILKQVDSLLYVDTDILFLRPVEDIWGLLSQFNVSQLAAMALEHEEPRIGWYNRFARHPYYGKMGVNSGVMLMNMTRIREKFFKNDMTAVTLQWGEILKPLLQKYKLNITWGDQDLLNIIFHHNPESLYVFPCQWNYRPDHCIYGSNCQQAEEEGVFILHGNRGVYHNDKQPAFRAVYEAIKQYSFGEDMESSLLQPLEAALQATTHSYCGRSSHLFTKRLRESIRLV, encoded by the exons ATGCGCAAAATGCGATGCTATCCACACGCTTATCTCCTGTGCACGGTATTTACATTCTTCTCCTTGCTGTATGTGTACAGTCAGCTTGCCTCCACCTTGGAGGACAGGGACGAGCGGTCTGGAGGAGGCAGGATATCCGGCAGCAGCAGTCATGACGCCGGGCACACTCTCAGGAAAAGACCAGGAGTGTTAGGCCTCCGGGACCGAGAGTGGGGACAGAACAG GTGTAAATCACTGTCAGTCTCTTACTGGAATCCATATTGGAGACTACCTGCTGATGATGTTTGTGGAGTGAACTGCTTATTGGAATCACCTCTTGG TGAGAAGTTGAGCTCTGCTACAAAAGAACCTAAAAATGACAGAAGTCACCTAGCCGTGGTGGCCTGCGGTGCCAGGCTGGAGGAAACTCTCACCATGCTGAAGTCTGCCGTCCTCTTCAGCAGAAAGCCTGTGCACATCCACATCTTCGCCGAAGATGATCTGCATTACGGCTTTAGAAATGCT ATGGAAATGTGGCCTGTGGCAATCCGGACAAGGTTTACATTCAACATCTATCCAATCATGTTTCCTGAGGAGGATGCAAGCGAGTGGAAAAAGCTTTTCAAACCTTGTGCCTCTCAGAGGCTGTTTCTGCCG ctaaTCTTAAAGCAGGTGGATTCTTTGCTTTATGTAGACACAGATATTCTTTTTCTGCGTCCAGTGGAAGACATCTGGGGCCTACTTTCTCAGTTTAACGTGAGCCAATTGGCTGCCATGGCACTGGAGCACGAGGAGCCTCGTATTGGCTGGTACAACCGTTTCGCTCGTCACCCTTACTACGGCAAGATGGGCGTCAACTCAGGGGTCATGCTCATGAACATGACTCGCATCAGGGAAAAATTCTTCAAG AATGACATGACAGCTGTAACGCTCCAGTGGGGGGAAATTCTGAAGCCTCTTCTTCAAAAGTATAAACTCAATATCACCTGGGGGGACCAGGATCTTCTTAACATCATATTTCATCACAACCCTG AAAGCCTGTACGTGTTTccctgccagtggaactaccGTCCCGACCACTGTATCTATGGCAGCAACTGTCAACAAGCTGAAGAAGAAGGTGTCTTTATTCTCCATGGTAACAGAGGAGTTTATCACAACGACAAGCAGCCTGCTTTCAGAGCCGTCTACGAGGCAATCAAACAG TACTCCTTTGGCGAGGACATGGAGAGCTCCCTGCTTCAGCCACTGGAAGCGGCGTTGCAGGCAACTACGCATTCCTACTGCGGCCGATCCAGCCACTTGTTTACCAAAAGGTTAAGAGAGAGCATCAGGCTTGTTTAA
- the LOC114155750 gene encoding YY1-associated factor 2 gives MGDKKSPTRPKRQSKPFTDDGYWDCSVCTFKNSAEAFKCLMCDVRKGTSTRKPRPVAQLVAQQVNQQFASPTHPKKEKKEKSEKDKSDKDPTLKKKNQKRMSRPRLKNVDRSSAQHLEVTVGDLTVIITDFKEKVKSTSSSVSGASADQHSQSGSSSDNTERGVSRCSSPRGETSSINGETH, from the exons ATGGGAGACAAGAAGAGTCCCACAAG GCCGAAGCGGCAGTCCAAGCCGTTCACCGACGATGGGTACTGGGACTGCAGCGTGTGCACGTTTAAGAACAGCGCCGAGGCGTTCAAGTGCTTGATGTGTGATGTCAGGAAGGGAACGTCAACCCG AAAGCCACGACCCGTTGCTCAGCTTGTTGCACAGCAAGTAAACCAACAGTTCGCATCGCCGACGCATcccaaaaaagagaagaaagaaaaatccgAGAAGGACAAAAGTGACAAAGATCcaacactgaaaaagaaaaaccagaaaAGGATGAG CAGGCCCAGGTTAAAGAACGTAGACAGGAGCAGTGCCCAGCATCTGGAGGTCACGGTCGGAGACTTGACTGTAATTATCACAGACTTTAAGGAGAAAGTTAAATCCACATCTTCCTCAGTGAGCGGCGCCTCAGCAGACCAGCACAGCCAAAGTGGCTCGAGCTCCGACAACACTGAGCGAGGAGTCTCCAGGTGCTCCTCGCCCCGCGGGGAGACTTCATCGATTAACGGAGAGACTCACTAG
- the LOC114155743 gene encoding periphilin-1 isoform X2 — protein MAYQHGRKSIREAYEERFTTTDAREVIVHRVVNIIDKRNPMPRPGLEFDRGYEDQRYGGPRNYQSGRGYHSEDGYQPDDSQYYDENLNYGSYRRNSPPHRNEGSYSQQSYSRDDLRHQLSSRNRSRGHNLPKRGRGSGPPPREDYEDYRSSKSLVITRERSPGRREGHPPVRSGSNTNRSSSPDRDKGYTYQQKHKSNTTKSYTPSSSVEGSPHRSLSAKEKPSASAAETEEVAAASTEPKLMPEEDLKARRSEAIKAKVAEIEKNYRQDCETFCTVVKMLVDKEPSLDGLLQAPLDKNLSEIRQHCLDAIKSFMVELDEILAQPDTTA, from the exons A TGGCTTATCAGCATGGTCGAAAATCTATCAGAGAGGCATATGAAGAGCGCTTTACCACAACGGATGCGAGAGAG GTAATAGTTCATCGAGTTGTCAATATTATTGACAAGAGGAACCCTATGCCACGCCCGGGGTTGGAATTTGACAGAGGATATGAGGACCAGCGGTACGGAGGCCCTCGCAACTACCAGAGTGGAAGAGGATATCACAGCGAAGACGGTTATCAACCTGATGACAGTCAGTACTATGACGAAAACCTAAACTATGGCAGCTATCGGAGAAATTCTCCACCACATCGAAAT gaagGCTCATACTCCCAACAGAGTTACAGCAGAGATGACTTGAGGCATCAGTTAAGCTCAAG GAACAGGAGCAGAGGTCACAATCTCCCAAAGAGAGGTCGAGGGAGTGGTCCTCCTCCAAG GGAGGATTATGAGGACTACAGGTCCTCTAAATCCTTGGTCATCACTCGGGAGCGCTCACCTGGAAGGAGGGAAGGCCATCCGCCCGTCCGATCCGGATCCAACACCAACAGGAGCTCCTCTCCCGACAGGGACAAAGGCTACACATACCAGCAGAAGC ACAAGTCCAACACAACAAAGAGCTACACTCCCAGCAGCTCTGTAGAGGGCTCTCCTCACCGCTCACTCTCTGCTAAG GAAAAACCATCAGCATCTGCAGCAGAGACGGAGGAGGTCGCGGCTGCCAGCACGGAGCCAAAGCTGATGCCAGAGGAGGACTTAAAGGCACGTCGATCGGAGGCCATTAAGGCTAAAGTTGCCGAAATTGAGAAG AATTACAGGCAGGACTGTGAAACATTCTGCACAGTAGTGAAGATGCTGGTAGACAAGGAGCCCAGTTTGGATGGTCTGCTGCAAGCTCCGCTGGACAAGAACTTGTCGGAGATCCGGCAACACTGCCTAGATGCCATTAAAAGCTTCATGGTGGAGCTGGACGAAATCTTGGCACAGCCGGACACGACAGCCTGA
- the LOC114155743 gene encoding periphilin-1 isoform X1, with product MAYQHGRKSIREAYEERFTTTDAREVIVHRVVNIIDKRNPMPRPGLEFDRGYEDQRYGGPRNYQSGRGYHSEDGYQPDDSQYYDENLNYGSYRRNSPPHRNEGSYSQQSYSRDDLRHQLSSRNRSRGHNLPKRGRGSGPPPSREDYEDYRSSKSLVITRERSPGRREGHPPVRSGSNTNRSSSPDRDKGYTYQQKHKSNTTKSYTPSSSVEGSPHRSLSAKEKPSASAAETEEVAAASTEPKLMPEEDLKARRSEAIKAKVAEIEKNYRQDCETFCTVVKMLVDKEPSLDGLLQAPLDKNLSEIRQHCLDAIKSFMVELDEILAQPDTTA from the exons A TGGCTTATCAGCATGGTCGAAAATCTATCAGAGAGGCATATGAAGAGCGCTTTACCACAACGGATGCGAGAGAG GTAATAGTTCATCGAGTTGTCAATATTATTGACAAGAGGAACCCTATGCCACGCCCGGGGTTGGAATTTGACAGAGGATATGAGGACCAGCGGTACGGAGGCCCTCGCAACTACCAGAGTGGAAGAGGATATCACAGCGAAGACGGTTATCAACCTGATGACAGTCAGTACTATGACGAAAACCTAAACTATGGCAGCTATCGGAGAAATTCTCCACCACATCGAAAT gaagGCTCATACTCCCAACAGAGTTACAGCAGAGATGACTTGAGGCATCAGTTAAGCTCAAG GAACAGGAGCAGAGGTCACAATCTCCCAAAGAGAGGTCGAGGGAGTGGTCCTCCTCCAAG TAGGGAGGATTATGAGGACTACAGGTCCTCTAAATCCTTGGTCATCACTCGGGAGCGCTCACCTGGAAGGAGGGAAGGCCATCCGCCCGTCCGATCCGGATCCAACACCAACAGGAGCTCCTCTCCCGACAGGGACAAAGGCTACACATACCAGCAGAAGC ACAAGTCCAACACAACAAAGAGCTACACTCCCAGCAGCTCTGTAGAGGGCTCTCCTCACCGCTCACTCTCTGCTAAG GAAAAACCATCAGCATCTGCAGCAGAGACGGAGGAGGTCGCGGCTGCCAGCACGGAGCCAAAGCTGATGCCAGAGGAGGACTTAAAGGCACGTCGATCGGAGGCCATTAAGGCTAAAGTTGCCGAAATTGAGAAG AATTACAGGCAGGACTGTGAAACATTCTGCACAGTAGTGAAGATGCTGGTAGACAAGGAGCCCAGTTTGGATGGTCTGCTGCAAGCTCCGCTGGACAAGAACTTGTCGGAGATCCGGCAACACTGCCTAGATGCCATTAAAAGCTTCATGGTGGAGCTGGACGAAATCTTGGCACAGCCGGACACGACAGCCTGA